The following proteins are encoded in a genomic region of Corticium candelabrum chromosome 11, ooCorCand1.1, whole genome shotgun sequence:
- the LOC134187256 gene encoding poly [ADP-ribose] polymerase 2-like, translating to MLPNEIRQLIERYVKTTRAKTHNQYSLDVLDVSFIDKKSTFTDIGNRQLLWHGSRLTNWVGILSEGLKIAPPEAPVTGYMFGKGVYFADICSKSANYCFATHSKNVGLLLLCDVSLGTTNDLLAADYDADQLPRGKQSVMGKGRIAPDPGNIHTISRCVIW from the exons atgctgccaaacgAAATTCGTCAG ctTATTGAGCGTTACGTTAAAACAACACGCGCCAAGACTCACAATCAATACTCTCTGGATGTTCTCGACGTTTCCTTTATTGACAAGAAGTCGACATTCACCGACATCGGCAACAG GCAGCTCTTATGGCATGGCTCTAGGCTGACCAATTGGGTTGGCATTCTGAGTGAAGGTCTCAAGATTGCACCCCCAGAAGCACCAGTCACAGGCTACATG tttggAAAAGGTGTCTATTTTGCTGATATCTGTTCGAAGAGTGCGAACTATTGTTTTGCTACTCACTCGAAAAACGTCGGTCTTCTTCTACTTTGTGAT GTATCATTGGGGACAACGAATGATTTGTTAGCTGCAGATTATGATGCAGATCAGCTGCCGCGTGGAAAGCAGAGTGTTATGGGGAAAGGAAGGATTGCACCTGATCCAGGGAATATACACACAAT ATCAAGATGCGTTATCTGGTGA